From the Lycium ferocissimum isolate CSIRO_LF1 unplaced genomic scaffold, AGI_CSIRO_Lferr_CH_V1 ctg653, whole genome shotgun sequence genome, one window contains:
- the LOC132045366 gene encoding AT-rich interactive domain-containing protein 5-like isoform X1: MDKSDVEMEDAEKKVHDTVVESETNKLDSSLKPEGTAVDGQQSTASPVECQDSAKTEAEQNNHSESGAKSPMPAKNGNGQQKSDAVEGESNVNDETMDQTDSKGAVEDQRTAASETANQSDTTSHPETQGITVGDDQNNATGGTQGEAKIEKKEGDLDADAAMKKEEPIGNVADHDTGGVNMQVHEELPANEVGKSGNEVKEVHQAEDSNKEVHQNGDDMMVDEQKEVEHKTNATSVTADHDARSNELSETKDDVKNTAIAKMPEPTTPNLSVKSAAGKAGPHTGEASNKIFDEAKMADDEDEDEDWNDDGSPDDLAAFMRELESFYRERAMEFKPPKFYGHPLNCLKLWRSVIRLGGYDRVTGAKLWRQVGESFNPPKTCTTVSWTFRIFYEKALLEYERHKTQSGKLRLPVAALPEAGGDNEGNGHQTPGSGRARRDAAARAMQGWHEQRLLGCGEVGEPIVKEKNANVMPKREKNLKSIGSIKHKRPDEVERPSKVARTETFKQLVTTVVDLGPPADWVKINVRETKDCFEVYALVPGLLREEVRVQSDPAGRLVITGQPEQLDNPWGITAFKKVVSLPARIDPLQTSAVVSLHGRLFVRVPFA; the protein is encoded by the exons ATGGATAAGAGTGACGTAGAGATGGAGGATGCCGAAAAGAAGGTTCATGATACTGTGGTAGAGTCAGAAACTAATAAGCTTGATTCCAGTTTGAAACCTGAAGGGACTGCTGTTGATGGCCAACAGTCCACCGCGTCGCCCGTGGAGTGCCAAGACAGTGCTAAAACCGAGGCGGAACAAAATAACCACTCTGAGAGTGGGGCTAAGAGTCCGATGCCTGCTAAAAATGGGAATGGACAGCAGAAAAGTGATGCGGTGGAAGGTGAAAGCAATGTTAATGATGAGACAATGGACCAGACTGATTCAAAGGGTGCGGTAGAGGACCAGAGGACTGCTGCAAGCGAGACAGCGAACCAAAGTGACACTACAAGCCATCCAGAGACTCAAGGCATTACAGTAGGTGATGACCAAAACAATGCTACAGGTGGAACACAAGGAGAAGccaaaattgagaaaaaagaaggggaTCTTGATGCAGATGCCGCCATGAAGAAGGAAGAACCTATTGGAAATGTTGCAGACCATGATACTGGAGGTGTAAACATGCAGGTACATGAGGAGCTACCTGCTAATGAAGTAGGTAAGAGTGGCAACGAGGTGAAGGAAGTTCATCAGGCTGAGGACTCAAACAAAGAGGTTCATCAAAATGGGGATGATATGATGGTTGATGAACAGAAGGAAGTGGAACATAAAACTAATGCCACAAGTGTTACCGCTGATCATGATGCTAGATCGAATGAGTTGTCAGAGACAAAAGATGATGTTAAGAATACTGCTATTGCAAAGATGCCAGAGCCAACCACTCCAAATTTGTCGGTGAAATCTGCCGCTGGAAAAGCTGGACCGCATACTGGGGAAGCATCAAATAAAATCTTCGATGAAGCAAAG ATGGCTGATGATGAGGATGAAGATGAGGATTGGAATGATGATGGGTCACCAGACGATCTAGCAGCATTTATGAGAGAACTTGAAAGTTTTTACAGGGAGAGGGCGATGGAATTTAAACCACCTAAGTTTTACGGGCATCCTCTTAATTGCCTGAA GTTATGGAGATCTGTGATCAGATTGGGTGGCTATGATCGG GTGACTGGAGCCAAGTTGTGGAGGCAAGTAGGGGAGTCGTTTAATCCCCCCAA GACTTGCACAACTGTGTCCTGGACATTCCGCATTTTTTATGAGAAG GCCCTTTTAGAATATGAAAGGCACAAGACACAAAGCGGAAAGCTTCGACTTCCTGTTGCTGCTCTTCCTGAAGCAGGTGGCGACAATGAG GGAAATGGTCATCAAACTCCTGGATCAGGCAGGGCGAGAAGAGATGCTGCTGCCCGTGCTATGCAAGGATGGCATGAGCAACGTCTTCTTGGTTGTGGCGAGGTTGGGGAGCCAATTGTAAAG GAAAAGAATGCTAACGTTATGCCAAAGCGTGAGAAGAATCTCAAAAGCATTG GTTCTATAAAACACAAGAGACCAGATGAAGTGGAACGCCCTTCAAAAGTGGCAAGAACTGAAACATTTAAGCA GTTGGTTACAACAGTTGTTGATTTGGGACCTCCAGCTGATTGGGTAAAAATCAATGTGCGAGAAACA AAAGATTGCTTTGAGGTCTACGCTCTGGTGCCTGGGCTTTTGAGGGAGGAG GTGCGGGTTCAATCTGATCCTGCTGGTCGTCTGGTCATAACTGGTCAGCCGGAGCAACTTGACAACCCTTGGGGTATTACCGCCTTCAAAAAG GTAGTAAGCCTGCCTGCTAGAATCGATCCACTACAGACTTCTGCTGTTGTAAGCCTCCATGGACGGCTCTTTGTTCGTGTACCATTTGCATAG
- the LOC132045366 gene encoding AT-rich interactive domain-containing protein 5-like isoform X3, translated as MDKSDVEMEDAEKKVHDTVVESETNKLDSSLKPEGTAVDGQQSTASPVECQDSAKTEAEQNNHSESGAKSPMPAKNGNGQQKSDAVEGESNVNDETMDQTDSKGAVEDQRTAASETANQSDDQNNATGGTQGEAKIEKKEGDLDADAAMKKEEPIGNVADHDTGGVNMQVHEELPANEVGKSGNEVKEVHQAEDSNKEVHQNGDDMMVDEQKEVEHKTNATSVTADHDARSNELSETKDDVKNTAIAKMPEPTTPNLSVKSAAGKAGPHTGEASNKIFDEAKMADDEDEDEDWNDDGSPDDLAAFMRELESFYRERAMEFKPPKFYGHPLNCLKLWRSVIRLGGYDRVTGAKLWRQVGESFNPPKTCTTVSWTFRIFYEKALLEYERHKTQSGKLRLPVAALPEAGGDNEGNGHQTPGSGRARRDAAARAMQGWHEQRLLGCGEVGEPIVKEKNANVMPKREKNLKSIGSIKHKRPDEVERPSKVARTETFKQLVTTVVDLGPPADWVKINVRETKDCFEVYALVPGLLREEVRVQSDPAGRLVITGQPEQLDNPWGITAFKKVVSLPARIDPLQTSAVVSLHGRLFVRVPFA; from the exons ATGGATAAGAGTGACGTAGAGATGGAGGATGCCGAAAAGAAGGTTCATGATACTGTGGTAGAGTCAGAAACTAATAAGCTTGATTCCAGTTTGAAACCTGAAGGGACTGCTGTTGATGGCCAACAGTCCACCGCGTCGCCCGTGGAGTGCCAAGACAGTGCTAAAACCGAGGCGGAACAAAATAACCACTCTGAGAGTGGGGCTAAGAGTCCGATGCCTGCTAAAAATGGGAATGGACAGCAGAAAAGTGATGCGGTGGAAGGTGAAAGCAATGTTAATGATGAGACAATGGACCAGACTGATTCAAAGGGTGCGGTAGAGGACCAGAGGACTGCTGCAAGCGAGACAGCGAACCAAA GTGATGACCAAAACAATGCTACAGGTGGAACACAAGGAGAAGccaaaattgagaaaaaagaaggggaTCTTGATGCAGATGCCGCCATGAAGAAGGAAGAACCTATTGGAAATGTTGCAGACCATGATACTGGAGGTGTAAACATGCAGGTACATGAGGAGCTACCTGCTAATGAAGTAGGTAAGAGTGGCAACGAGGTGAAGGAAGTTCATCAGGCTGAGGACTCAAACAAAGAGGTTCATCAAAATGGGGATGATATGATGGTTGATGAACAGAAGGAAGTGGAACATAAAACTAATGCCACAAGTGTTACCGCTGATCATGATGCTAGATCGAATGAGTTGTCAGAGACAAAAGATGATGTTAAGAATACTGCTATTGCAAAGATGCCAGAGCCAACCACTCCAAATTTGTCGGTGAAATCTGCCGCTGGAAAAGCTGGACCGCATACTGGGGAAGCATCAAATAAAATCTTCGATGAAGCAAAG ATGGCTGATGATGAGGATGAAGATGAGGATTGGAATGATGATGGGTCACCAGACGATCTAGCAGCATTTATGAGAGAACTTGAAAGTTTTTACAGGGAGAGGGCGATGGAATTTAAACCACCTAAGTTTTACGGGCATCCTCTTAATTGCCTGAA GTTATGGAGATCTGTGATCAGATTGGGTGGCTATGATCGG GTGACTGGAGCCAAGTTGTGGAGGCAAGTAGGGGAGTCGTTTAATCCCCCCAA GACTTGCACAACTGTGTCCTGGACATTCCGCATTTTTTATGAGAAG GCCCTTTTAGAATATGAAAGGCACAAGACACAAAGCGGAAAGCTTCGACTTCCTGTTGCTGCTCTTCCTGAAGCAGGTGGCGACAATGAG GGAAATGGTCATCAAACTCCTGGATCAGGCAGGGCGAGAAGAGATGCTGCTGCCCGTGCTATGCAAGGATGGCATGAGCAACGTCTTCTTGGTTGTGGCGAGGTTGGGGAGCCAATTGTAAAG GAAAAGAATGCTAACGTTATGCCAAAGCGTGAGAAGAATCTCAAAAGCATTG GTTCTATAAAACACAAGAGACCAGATGAAGTGGAACGCCCTTCAAAAGTGGCAAGAACTGAAACATTTAAGCA GTTGGTTACAACAGTTGTTGATTTGGGACCTCCAGCTGATTGGGTAAAAATCAATGTGCGAGAAACA AAAGATTGCTTTGAGGTCTACGCTCTGGTGCCTGGGCTTTTGAGGGAGGAG GTGCGGGTTCAATCTGATCCTGCTGGTCGTCTGGTCATAACTGGTCAGCCGGAGCAACTTGACAACCCTTGGGGTATTACCGCCTTCAAAAAG GTAGTAAGCCTGCCTGCTAGAATCGATCCACTACAGACTTCTGCTGTTGTAAGCCTCCATGGACGGCTCTTTGTTCGTGTACCATTTGCATAG
- the LOC132045366 gene encoding AT-rich interactive domain-containing protein 5-like isoform X2: MDKSDVEMEDAEKKVHDTVVESETNKLDSSLKPEGTAVDGQQSTASPVECQDSAKTEAEQNNHSESGAKSPMPAKNGNGQQKSDAVEGESNVNDETMDQTDSKGAVEDQRTAASETANQSDTTSHPETQGITVGDDQNNATGGTQGEAKIEKKEGDLDADAAMKKEEPIGNVADHDTGGVNMQVHEELPANEVGKSGNEVKEVHQAEDSNKEVHQNGDDMMVDEQKEVEHKTNATSVTADHDARSNELSETKDDVKNTAIAKMPEPTTPNLSVKSAAGKAGPHTGEASNKIFDEAKMADDEDEDEDWNDDGSPDDLAAFMRELESFYRERAMEFKPPKFYGHPLNCLKLWRSVIRLGGYDRVTGAKLWRQVGESFNPPKTCTTVSWTFRIFYEKALLEYERHKTQSGKLRLPVAALPEAGGDNEGNGHQTPGSGRARRDAAARAMQGWHEQRLLGCGEEKNANVMPKREKNLKSIGSIKHKRPDEVERPSKVARTETFKQLVTTVVDLGPPADWVKINVRETKDCFEVYALVPGLLREEVRVQSDPAGRLVITGQPEQLDNPWGITAFKKVVSLPARIDPLQTSAVVSLHGRLFVRVPFA; encoded by the exons ATGGATAAGAGTGACGTAGAGATGGAGGATGCCGAAAAGAAGGTTCATGATACTGTGGTAGAGTCAGAAACTAATAAGCTTGATTCCAGTTTGAAACCTGAAGGGACTGCTGTTGATGGCCAACAGTCCACCGCGTCGCCCGTGGAGTGCCAAGACAGTGCTAAAACCGAGGCGGAACAAAATAACCACTCTGAGAGTGGGGCTAAGAGTCCGATGCCTGCTAAAAATGGGAATGGACAGCAGAAAAGTGATGCGGTGGAAGGTGAAAGCAATGTTAATGATGAGACAATGGACCAGACTGATTCAAAGGGTGCGGTAGAGGACCAGAGGACTGCTGCAAGCGAGACAGCGAACCAAAGTGACACTACAAGCCATCCAGAGACTCAAGGCATTACAGTAGGTGATGACCAAAACAATGCTACAGGTGGAACACAAGGAGAAGccaaaattgagaaaaaagaaggggaTCTTGATGCAGATGCCGCCATGAAGAAGGAAGAACCTATTGGAAATGTTGCAGACCATGATACTGGAGGTGTAAACATGCAGGTACATGAGGAGCTACCTGCTAATGAAGTAGGTAAGAGTGGCAACGAGGTGAAGGAAGTTCATCAGGCTGAGGACTCAAACAAAGAGGTTCATCAAAATGGGGATGATATGATGGTTGATGAACAGAAGGAAGTGGAACATAAAACTAATGCCACAAGTGTTACCGCTGATCATGATGCTAGATCGAATGAGTTGTCAGAGACAAAAGATGATGTTAAGAATACTGCTATTGCAAAGATGCCAGAGCCAACCACTCCAAATTTGTCGGTGAAATCTGCCGCTGGAAAAGCTGGACCGCATACTGGGGAAGCATCAAATAAAATCTTCGATGAAGCAAAG ATGGCTGATGATGAGGATGAAGATGAGGATTGGAATGATGATGGGTCACCAGACGATCTAGCAGCATTTATGAGAGAACTTGAAAGTTTTTACAGGGAGAGGGCGATGGAATTTAAACCACCTAAGTTTTACGGGCATCCTCTTAATTGCCTGAA GTTATGGAGATCTGTGATCAGATTGGGTGGCTATGATCGG GTGACTGGAGCCAAGTTGTGGAGGCAAGTAGGGGAGTCGTTTAATCCCCCCAA GACTTGCACAACTGTGTCCTGGACATTCCGCATTTTTTATGAGAAG GCCCTTTTAGAATATGAAAGGCACAAGACACAAAGCGGAAAGCTTCGACTTCCTGTTGCTGCTCTTCCTGAAGCAGGTGGCGACAATGAG GGAAATGGTCATCAAACTCCTGGATCAGGCAGGGCGAGAAGAGATGCTGCTGCCCGTGCTATGCAAGGATGGCATGAGCAACGTCTTCTTGGTTGTGGCGAG GAAAAGAATGCTAACGTTATGCCAAAGCGTGAGAAGAATCTCAAAAGCATTG GTTCTATAAAACACAAGAGACCAGATGAAGTGGAACGCCCTTCAAAAGTGGCAAGAACTGAAACATTTAAGCA GTTGGTTACAACAGTTGTTGATTTGGGACCTCCAGCTGATTGGGTAAAAATCAATGTGCGAGAAACA AAAGATTGCTTTGAGGTCTACGCTCTGGTGCCTGGGCTTTTGAGGGAGGAG GTGCGGGTTCAATCTGATCCTGCTGGTCGTCTGGTCATAACTGGTCAGCCGGAGCAACTTGACAACCCTTGGGGTATTACCGCCTTCAAAAAG GTAGTAAGCCTGCCTGCTAGAATCGATCCACTACAGACTTCTGCTGTTGTAAGCCTCCATGGACGGCTCTTTGTTCGTGTACCATTTGCATAG